A stretch of Prunus dulcis chromosome 6, ALMONDv2, whole genome shotgun sequence DNA encodes these proteins:
- the LOC117630012 gene encoding transcription factor TGA1-like isoform X2, with the protein MNSPSTQFVTSRRMGAYEPIHQISMWEESFKSNGNFNASASMIVDADTKLDNQSEDASHGILGPSSKYDQEATKPTDKVQRRLAQNREAARKSRMRKKAYVQQLETSRLKLIQLEQELDRARQQGIYIGSGLDASPLGFSGTINSGVTTFEMEYGHWVEEQNRQINELRTALHAHISDIELRFLVDSGMSHYFELFSMKLTAAKADVFYVMSGMWKTSAERFFSWIGGFRPSEILKVLQPHLDPLTDQQVLDVYNLRQSCQQAEDALSQGMDKLQLTLADTVAAGQLGEGSYVPQMANAMQKLEELVGFVQQADNLRRGTLQQMSCILTIRQAARGLLALGEYFQRLRALSSLWATRPREPA; encoded by the exons ATGAATTCTCCATCCACCCAGTTTGTCACCTCAAGAAGGATGGGGGCCTATGAGCCTATCCACCAGATTAGCATGTGGGAGGAAAGCTTTAAGAGTAATGGTAATTTTAATGCCTCAGCATCAATGATAGTTGATGCAGACACAAAACTAGATAATCAG TCAGAGGATGCTTCTCATGGAATCCTGGGACCTTCTAGCAAGTATGACCAAGAAGCAACTAAACCTACAGACAAG GTGCAAAGACGTCTTGCACAAAATCGGGAGGCTGCTCGTAAAAGCCGGATGCGAAAGAAG GCCTATGTTCAGCAGTTAGAAACAAGTCGTTTGAAGCTTATTCAATTAGAGCAAGAGCTTGACCGAGCAAGACAACAG GGTATTTATATTGGCAGTGGACTGGATGCTAGTCCTCTAGGATTCTCGGGCACTATAAACTCAG GTGTAACAACATTTGAGATGGAGTATGGACACTGGGTGGAAGAACAAAATAGGCAAATTAATGAACTGAGGACTGCTTTGCATGCTCATATAAGTGATATAGAGCTTCGATTCCTTGTGGATAGTGGCATGAGTCACTATTTTGAACTTTTCAGCATGAAATTAACTGCCGCAAAAGCTGACGTATTCTATGTGATGTCTGGGATGTGGAAAACATCAGCTGAACGGTTTTTCTCGTGGATTGGAGGGTTTCGCCCTTCAGAGATTCTTAAG GTTCTTCAGCCTCACCTTGACCCCTTGACAGACCAACAAGTTTTGGATGTTTACAATCTTAGGCAATCATGTCAACAAGCAGAAGATGCTCTTTCGCAAGGTATGGATAAACTCCAGCTCACTCTGGCTGACACTGTGGCAGCCGGTCAACTGGGTGAAGGTAGTTATGTGCCACAGATGGCTAATGCCATGCAGAAATTGGAAGAGCTCGTTGGCTTTGTGCAACAG GCTGATAATCTTCGGCGAGGAACCTTACAGCAGATGTCGTGCATCCTAACAATCCGCCAGGCAGCTCGCGGCCTTCTTGCCTTGGGGGAGTACTTCCAACGCCTTCGGGCTTTGAGCTCGCTCTGGGCTACTCGTCCTCGTGAGCCTGCCTAA
- the LOC117630012 gene encoding transcription factor TGA1-like isoform X1 → MNSPSTQFVTSRRMGAYEPIHQISMWEESFKSNGNFNASASMIVDADTKLDNQSEDASHGILGPSSKYDQEATKPTDKVQRRLAQNREAARKSRMRKKAYVQQLETSRLKLIQLEQELDRARQQQGIYIGSGLDASPLGFSGTINSGVTTFEMEYGHWVEEQNRQINELRTALHAHISDIELRFLVDSGMSHYFELFSMKLTAAKADVFYVMSGMWKTSAERFFSWIGGFRPSEILKVLQPHLDPLTDQQVLDVYNLRQSCQQAEDALSQGMDKLQLTLADTVAAGQLGEGSYVPQMANAMQKLEELVGFVQQADNLRRGTLQQMSCILTIRQAARGLLALGEYFQRLRALSSLWATRPREPA, encoded by the exons ATGAATTCTCCATCCACCCAGTTTGTCACCTCAAGAAGGATGGGGGCCTATGAGCCTATCCACCAGATTAGCATGTGGGAGGAAAGCTTTAAGAGTAATGGTAATTTTAATGCCTCAGCATCAATGATAGTTGATGCAGACACAAAACTAGATAATCAG TCAGAGGATGCTTCTCATGGAATCCTGGGACCTTCTAGCAAGTATGACCAAGAAGCAACTAAACCTACAGACAAG GTGCAAAGACGTCTTGCACAAAATCGGGAGGCTGCTCGTAAAAGCCGGATGCGAAAGAAG GCCTATGTTCAGCAGTTAGAAACAAGTCGTTTGAAGCTTATTCAATTAGAGCAAGAGCTTGACCGAGCAAGACAACAG CAGGGTATTTATATTGGCAGTGGACTGGATGCTAGTCCTCTAGGATTCTCGGGCACTATAAACTCAG GTGTAACAACATTTGAGATGGAGTATGGACACTGGGTGGAAGAACAAAATAGGCAAATTAATGAACTGAGGACTGCTTTGCATGCTCATATAAGTGATATAGAGCTTCGATTCCTTGTGGATAGTGGCATGAGTCACTATTTTGAACTTTTCAGCATGAAATTAACTGCCGCAAAAGCTGACGTATTCTATGTGATGTCTGGGATGTGGAAAACATCAGCTGAACGGTTTTTCTCGTGGATTGGAGGGTTTCGCCCTTCAGAGATTCTTAAG GTTCTTCAGCCTCACCTTGACCCCTTGACAGACCAACAAGTTTTGGATGTTTACAATCTTAGGCAATCATGTCAACAAGCAGAAGATGCTCTTTCGCAAGGTATGGATAAACTCCAGCTCACTCTGGCTGACACTGTGGCAGCCGGTCAACTGGGTGAAGGTAGTTATGTGCCACAGATGGCTAATGCCATGCAGAAATTGGAAGAGCTCGTTGGCTTTGTGCAACAG GCTGATAATCTTCGGCGAGGAACCTTACAGCAGATGTCGTGCATCCTAACAATCCGCCAGGCAGCTCGCGGCCTTCTTGCCTTGGGGGAGTACTTCCAACGCCTTCGGGCTTTGAGCTCGCTCTGGGCTACTCGTCCTCGTGAGCCTGCCTAA
- the LOC117632110 gene encoding UBP1-associated protein 2B-like, which yields MAKITKTKKRRLIKTSDKTIEKKPKTQNPKQKFEEKEEREEEHPNPNQKQPQSDSDSGSVSDSDSDSSESDVENLPELLQAYTKDQLIELIVEAASKDSALFNRIRDAADGDVSHRKIFIHGLGWDTTRETLVAAFEPFGEIEECNLVLDKATGKAKGYGFVLFKTRRGAAKALKNPKKNISNRIASCQLASVGPANNNTTTSSSSFNAQSDSASRKIYVSSVPHDVDGEKLRIFFAKFGEIETGPMGFDSQTGKCKGFALFLYKTVEGAKKALEEPFKVFEGHQLQCQKAAEGSKNKNSAVAPPQGQMQQPTLAAVAAAQNMALFGQHPNLNPLYGGLMGNVGGGFVPGSANPGMVARALNPGIMGGALNPSVIPVSQVGQVGAGVGGYSGGSHGLVNLGGGSHGLVSLGGGSHGLSNPSLLGAYGTSGSLPMLQGLQHVYPNTQVQQPGSGRPQRAGGSFAGYTSYM from the exons ATGGCGAAGATCACAAAAACGAAGAAGCGCAGGCTCATCAAAACATCCGACAAAACCATTgagaaaaaacccaaaacccaaaaccccaagcaaaaattcgaagaaaaagaagaaagagaagaagagcaCCCTAACCCTAACCAGAAACAACCCCAATCCGATTCCGATTCCGGTTCCGTCTCGGACTCAGACTCAGACTCGTCCGAGTCCGACGTAGAGAACCTCCCTGAACTACTCCAAGCCTACACCAAGGACCAGCTCATCGAGCTCATCGTCGAAGCAGCCTCCAAGGACTCGGCCCTCTTCAACCGCATTCGGGATGCTGCAGACGGCGACGTTTCGCATCGAAAGATCTTCATCCACGGCCTCGGTTGGGACACCACGCGCGAAACCCTTGTCGCTGCCTTCGAACCCTTTGGCGAGATCGAGGAATGCAATTTGGTGTTGGACAAGGCCACGGGCAAGGCAAAAGGCTATGGCTTCGTCCTCTTCAAAACGCGCCGTGGAGCCGCCAAGGCGTTGAAGAACCCTAAGAAGAACATCAGCAATAGAATCGCTTCCTGTCAATTGGCCTCGGTGGGTCCGGCCAACAACAACACGACGACTTCTTCTTCGTCGTTTAACGCTCAATCGGACTCGGCATCGAGAAAAATATACGTGAGCAGCGTGCCGCATGATGTTGATGGTGAGaaattgagaattttttttgctaAATTTGGGGAAATCGAAACTGGGCCAATGGGTTTCGATTCGCAGACCGGAAAATGCAAGGGTTTCGCTCTGTTCCTGTACAAGACTGTGGAGGGTGCGAAGAAGGCTCTTGAAGAACCCTTCAAGGTGTTTGAAGGGCACCAATTGCAATGCCAGAAGGCGGCCGAAGGTTCCAAGAACAAGAACTCAGCTGTGGCGCCCCCGCAAGGGCAAATGCAGCAGCCGACACTGGCTGCTGTAGCAGCAGCGCAGAATATGGCTTTGTTCGGTCAGCATCCGAACCTTAACCCATTGTACGGTGGATTAATGGGCAATGTGGGTGGTGGGTTTGTTCCTGGGTCTGCCAACCCGGGTATGGTGGCCCGAGCATTGAACCCGGGTATAATGGGAGGGGCATTGAACCCAAGTGTTATTCCGGTAAGCCAAGTGGGCCAGGTGGGTGCTGGTGTTGGTGGGTACAGTGGAGGGTCTCATGGGTTGGTCAATTTAGGTGGAGGGTCTCATGGGTTGGTCAGTTTGGGTGGAGGATCTCATGGGTTGAGTAACCCCTCATTGCTTGGTGCATATGGGACGAGTGGGTCTCTTCCTATGCTCCAGGGTCTGCAGCACGTTTACCCAAATACGCAGGTTCAGCAGCCGGGTTCTGGTAGGCCTCAGAGGGCTGGTGGGTCATTCGCTGGGTATACATCATATATGTG A
- the LOC117630011 gene encoding alanine--glyoxylate aminotransferase 2 homolog 1, mitochondrial, with protein sequence MALQRQFLKKALGEAKTKIGGYHFRHRPSLCCSFSTAPSSAAGAGADHEASLPLLPPFDYEPKPYSGPRGDEVFQKRKKFLGPSLFHYYQNPLNIVEGKMQYLFDENGRRYLDAFAGIVTVSCGHCHQEVLNAIMEQSKLLQHATTIYLHHAIADFAEALASKMPGNLKVVYFVNSGTEANELAMLMARLYSGSLDMISLRNAYHGGSSNTIGLTALNTWKYPIPQGEIHHVVNPDPYHGIFGSDAKSYVKDVQDHIDYGTSGKVAGFISETIQGVGGAVELAPGYLKLVYDIVRKAGGVCIADEVQTGFGRTGSHYWGFETQGVIPDIVTMAKGIGNGLPLGAVVTTPEIASVLAQKIQFNTFGGNPVCSAGGLAVLRVIDKEKRQVHCADVGSHLLGRLRDLQQRYEIIGDVRGRGLMVGIELVTDRKEKTPAKAETTVLFEKLRELGVLVGKGGLHGNVFRIKPPMCFTKDDADFLVDALDYSMSKL encoded by the exons ATGGCATTGCAGAGGCAGTTCTTAAAGAAAGCTCTAGGGGAAGCCAAGACCAAGATTGGTGGCTACCATTTTCGTCACAGGCCGTCTCTCTGCTGTTCTTTCTCTACGGCTCCTTCTTCTGCTGCTGGTGCTGGTGCTGATCATGAGGCTTCTCTGCCTTTGCTGCCGCCGTTTGATTACGAGCCAAAGCCTTACAGTGGACCTCGGGGCGATGAGGTCTTCCAGAAGCGAAAGAAGTTTCTGGGTCCTTCTCTTTTCCATTATTATCAGAACCCT CTCAATATTGTTGAAGGGAAGATGCAATATTTGTTCGATGAGAATGGCAGGCGCTACCTTGATGCTTTTGCTGGGATAGTAACTGTTTCTTGTGGACATTGCCATCAGGAAGTTTTAAATGCTATCATGGAGCAGAGCAAGCTTCTGCAGCATGCCACAACCATTTACCTGCACCATGCAATAGCTGATTTTGCCGAGGCATTAGCTTCAAAAATGCCTGGAAATTTAAAG GTTGTTTACTTTGTGAATTCTGGGACAGAAGCAAATGAATTAGCAATGTTGATGGCTCGTCTATATAGTGGCAGTCTTGATATGATTTCATTGAGAAATGCATATCATGGGGGAAGTTCTAATACAATTGGTTTGACCGCTTTGAACACATGGAAGTATCCAATTCCACAG GGTGAAATTCATCACGTTGTAAATCCAGATCCATACCATGGAATCTTTGGCTCGGATGCCAAAAGTTATGTTAAAGATGTACAAGATCACATTGATTATGGAACTTCAGGAAAAGTTGCTGGATTTATATCTGAAACAATTCAG GGAGTTGGAGGAGCAGTTGAATTGGCACCTGGATATTTAAAACTGGTTTATGACATTGTTCGCAAGGCTGGTGGTGTCTGCATTGCTGATGAAGTACAAACTGGTTTTGGGCGCACAGGAAGCCATTATTGGGGCTTTGAAACGCAGGGTGTCATTCCTGATATAGTTACCATGGCTAAG GGCATTGGAAACGGGTTGCCATTGGGAGCAGTGGTGACAACACCAGAAATAGCAAGTGTACTAGCCCAGAAGATTCAATTCAACACTTTTGGTGGAAACCCTGTATGCTCTGCTGGAGGGCTGGCAGTGCTCAGAGTTATTGATAAGGAGAAGCGTCAAGTTCATTGCGCTGATGTTGGCTCTCACTTGCTTGGGCGTTTGAGAGATCTTCAGCAAAGATATGAAA TCATTGGAGATGTCAGAGGCCGAGGCTTAATGGTGGGGATAGAGCTTGTCACCGACAGGAAAGAGAAGACGCCTGCGAAGGCAGAAACCACAGTTTTGTTTGAGAAACTCAGAG AGCTCGGAGTTCTAGTTGGCAAAGGGGGACTACATGGAAATGTTTTTAGGATAAAGCCACCAATGTGTTTTACCAAAGATGATGCAG ATTTTCTTGTTGATGCTTTGGACTACTCCATGTCAAAGTTGTGA